GCACTGCAGGACACAAAGTGTCTCAACACGATTGTTCTTTAAGGTGTTTTTGTCAtcataatgaaatttttgtgaatttatactttaaacaaaaaatatttacttaccgCATCCATTTCGAAGTAGACGAGCTCCCTTCCTGACAGTGTAATTACAACTTGGCGTTGGTTTACTGCACATTTTGTGATCGATTTCTTGCCTGGTGCTTTCCATTCGTTTACACGCTTATCGGAGCGTATATGACGTATGCCGTCGGGATATACTTGAACCAGCGCATCATCGCCCAATGAGGAACAGCTCAATGTAGGCGTTGTGCCTAAGAAACCACTATCCGTTACTTCTTCAACGGTCTCGCCGATACTTAAAACCAGCGTAGCATTCACGAATGACACTATTATATAAGCATCGAATTCATCTAGAAGATAAGACCAAATATTTGCGAAATGCAGGGTTAGAACactttgttttctttaattaagtttttttttttttaataattatatacatacatatatctgttgACAATGAATAATCAGATAACCTTAGTTTTAATCAAAGAAAATCAGTTGAAACACGGAATAGTAACATCATTTTATATTCATTGCCaacgcacatacacacgcacgcacaaCTTTTGTTTATCGCTTTGTTTAGTATCTGTAtcatgtttttataaaatcagcTTAAAACACTACACTGatcaaaaaatcagtgatttcAAGAAATGTTGCCTTACCTATATTTGTGATGCTATTTAAGACAATTTAACTAATTGTACGCACGCACAGTTTAATAACCGGCATGTGTATATCATTAAAtcatttcataattattttatgcaCAAGTAACTCGACAGTCACGCCGACCGGCACAACACAATGCAAGAGTTAACCGCCTGAAATAGAAGAGAACTGGTGTTTGATTTTTATGTTCTTCTAATTAGGTGCTTTTGCATGTAGGACTTAAGATCTTATGTGTACAAAGTAGAATGTGAGGAGCATGGATGTTTGGTAGCATAGGATGAGGAGATGGTATTACGTATACATAAGCATCAAATACACCagtttacattaaaaatattgtacaaataTAGGTAAAATGCAAGCAATGCGTAAGTTGTACACGTATTTAACTTGCATTTTCAACTCTCACTTCTTACAACTATAGTACGACATATAAATGCTGCATGAACACTAACCGTCAATGCGTTTCTTAACCGTCCATACAGCATTAGGGTTGCCTGGCAGTTCTGAAACAGCCATTTCGCTGACTTCCAAGCCGTGGCGAAGCACACGCATAGTAGAACGTGGTCCCCGCCCGCACAACACATACAATTGTGGTGTATCTTCATTGGCCAAATCAGCTACTTGTGACGTAATTATAGGCGCAAATGAAGGTATTTCATCTACCAGAACTAGATTTTTCAGTGGACGTGGCGCAAAGAAGAATGTTTCACCCTCTTCAAGTGGCATAGCTGAGCTGAATTCGGGCTCATCATCATCGTCGCCGAGATGAGCAATTTGATAAagataactataaaaaaatacaagttacacaactgttgcttttgtttccaCTTATTTTGAACTTACTGGTTGCCAAATTCACAAGCTACAAAGAGGAAACCCGTTTTCAATACGCACATAGCAATTGCCGGCGGTAcagtatcaaaatatttaagcttTATTTCAGATACCACATCGTCATCCGTTTCGAGTGTGACCTTAAATATATCGCCCTGTTCGGTTTGCACCAAAAAGAAATACATGCTCTTTGTGCGATGTGTTGCAGAACAAATGAATATCATACCACGATCAGGGTCGTCTAAATCATTGCGTCGACGTGGTATGGGACAACGTATGTCATGCTGGTCTCCCAAATTCTTATATGTGAGGTAATTTTCTGAGCAAATCAGTACCCCAGAAGGACCGTCATTACCGCCAGGAACAGATATAAGAAAGTTTGCATGTTCCTCTAATGGTTCAGAGTATTTGCGCACCACGTGGTTGAGACCAAGATCCAATTCGTAAAAAGTTAATGTTTGTTGTGTACGTTGCGCTGCTTCACCTGCAATGTTAAGGGAATAATTTTAGAAGTGCTGACATAAGTCGAAATGACtgttacatataaaaataagttaattgTTAACATCAAATCAGTGAAGTATTTGCAAAGAATTTTGACACAAATACCAATGGTTCAGacgttaaaatttttatagcacTTTGCCAAGTCAAATTAAGTCGTTGAGCCACTTAATTGACATGTCTAAAAAGTGCTTACAAAGTTCAACTTCTTTAATGATTAAtaaagttatacatatattatatttacttgtaGGCGACATATCAGTGAAGTATTTGCAAAATAGTTTAAATCAAGTACCAATGGTTAGTAGCCAATTTATCTAGCACTTTGCCAAGCCAATTGTGTGTTTAATCTACTCAACCGGCATGTCTATaaagtgcaaataaaaagtataaatgttttttcttcACAAACCTGTTGGATCATTGTCGGCCTCTTCGTAGTCGATTTCCAAACATGCGAATAAAGGATTATCGAAACCAACATCCACTCCTACCATATGATAAGTGAGTGTATTCGATTTATGTGCTTCTAATGGTGATGAAATTGTAAGACGCGCTTGAGTATCACGATTAAGAATGTAGGCcaacttttgtttttctacAGCGCCAATCATGACAGCACGACCTTTAGGGTCAATGGCGAAATATTGACCAGGCACAATGCGCCGGCATCCAGATTTTCCAAAAGTCTCTTGATGTACTTTATCTAAAGAGTTCTTAGCTGGGTTATACTCAAGTATGACAATACGTCCCGAGTctgaaccaacaacaatataatctgaaaataatatatattttttgtcaataaTACTGTACTtagattgaaaattttaagtttaaaatgttACTCAGAGTTTCAATTCAATATGGCACAAAACCATATCAAATGCGACGCCAAGCTATTTTCTTTTGCACTTAGACGGTTATATAAGTCTTATTGAAGTTTTCAATTGATTATGAAAGTTCAATAGGGATTCgtgccaaaaaaaatatattcaaatttgaTTTCTGTGCACTCACCTTTGGCTCCACCCGTCAATCTGAATGACATCAACGCACGTATGCATCCGAAGACCTCTACTGACAAGACAGTATGTACTTTGCCGGTATTCGAATCTGGACGTACCAATTCAAGAGATTTGCCACGAGAAAGGATAACCTCTTGATGTTTACCACCAGAGAAGTTCCCATGAACGGCGTGGGTAACACCAGTACCCTTTTGTAATGTcaaattgtataaatacatCTTGTAACAATTTCACtaaaaccaaagaaaaaattaacattaatgTTTTCCGTCTTATTCGATTTTCTAATATATTGTTTTTCGAATTTTAGTTGTCCTACTCTGGAATTCCATGGTTACAGTAATGGATTTCGGTGTAACCTAACGATGCTAATGAGTagcaaaatttgtttctttagcACGTTCAAAATGCGACCATAGCACAGACATTTCTGTGTCTCTGGAGATACATCGTGCACAAATTGCcaaattttcaagaaataacTATTTCTTCAATTAGATTATATATCAATTAAATACCTTTCGTTCttatatccaaaaaatttaatcatttaCTATTGGATGTGAGAAGATTTAGTTGGCGTAaatccgccattttgttaaaacTTCACCGGAAACATTTTCTACCAATAGCGAAGTATTTCCACAGAAATGAACCTCTCCCATCGGCGAACGAAATTGAAATGAACGAAGTAGACGAACGGACAGCGAAAGTAGAACACGAAAAGGGATGATTGTGAAATTGGCTGTGATTCGTAGAGCTGCCAGtttcaataatcaaaatataaatttcaataatcaaTTTATAGCGTGGTTTTTTGTATTagtaaacattatttattatataaaaaattaacaattgtttACAGGAAAATTTCTTAACTAGTTATTCTGTTTCATTGAAGTATacgaaattcattttttttaataaattttttgtttattacaatTGTTGGCCTCTAGTACAATGATTATTTCAACTGCAACCCTGCGGTTTGTTTAATCGCTCTATCGGCCAAAACACATGCCGCCCTTTCTCAAAAccaaaacattattattttctctgttaaaataaatatatatattaaaaatgagtGGGCCGGCAGCAAAGAAGCAAAAGTTTTCACAtttcaagcaaaaaaattacttcaaaagTAATAAGCGTCAGTTTTTGGAAGTGGGTCAACGCGGTTTCCTAGCCACCTGTAACTTCCGTGAAAAGGACTGTGTACGAGAAGCATATAACGTTCTGAACCACTATGCCGATGAATTATATGGCCCAAAGGATAAAGATGTTATCACGTCTACCACAGACAAAGAATCAGAGCCAGAAGATGTTGGTGATATAGTAGATGACTTACAGAAAGAAATCGACGCTACAAAGTCGACGAAGGAGAATAAAAATACCGTGAAACAACGTTTTCAAGTAGTGGACACAGGCGCAACCAATTGCGTCTTCATTCGTACTACATTACCAGATCCAGTGGAACTGGGCACACGCATTATTAGCGATGTTGCGGAAACGCGTGAGCAGAAATCACGCTTTTTACTGCGTCTAGTACCCGTTGAAGTGGTATGTCGTGCCAATTTAACAGATATCAATAGCGCCGGTGGTGTACTTTTCGATAAATATTTCCTGAAAGAAGGTACTACCTTTGCGATTATTTTCAACAAGCGCTATAACAATGATGTCAAACGTGACGATGTTATTCATGATCTAGCTGCGCTGGTTCAatcaaagaatataaaaaatcgtgTGGATCTCAAAAATGCTGCAAAAACTATAGTTGTAGAGGTAATTAAGGGGTTATGCTGTTTATCCGTGCTGGATAGTTATTTGAAATACAAGAAATATAATTTGGTGGAATTGGCAAATAGCAAAGATAAAGACCTAAATGAagagaaaaacgaaaaacaaaatgaaGCAGATTCCCTGGAACTTTCTAAAGACAAAGACTCACAATTGACGGAAGCTTCCGAAAGTGATGATAAACAAGTTGACAACAAAAGTGAACAAACCGTTAACGAcgacaaaattgaaaaagaagtgCCGGCAACTGAAGAATGAATGAATTTCTTACTGATTTGTAGCGATGTATCATTAAAGATAATTAAACTCAATTTTAtcgaaatatgttttttgtggTACATGTCGGTAAGTAATAAACTAGAATagcaatatattatatacgtgCACCATATAAATCCGattaaagcaaataattgaAATCGGTACACCTCATAATCAAAATAATCTGAAGATATTGTCTTtctaaacttatttatttatatatggcACATGGAAAGAAGCaccaaatattacattttttatactaaaaacaaaatacaacagcaacaaacctCTTATTTTTAGCAATCTTTacttattttatcaaaaaatacaacaaaatcaatatttttagcaaattattttttataacaaaaagctCCCAAGCACTCTATATACACaatattcaattgaaaattgttttagaaCTTTTATACCATTCAAttctatttatgtacatatataaataataatcacaccatcaaagaaaaaacaatataaataaattatatgtacgATTATCCacaaagtgaatatttttaaatttatttgagcGCTGTAGGTGTTCTATTTAATAACACTTTCACCGTGGATGAAATGTTCTCATAAATCATGAACATAAGCGCTGCCGTTAAGACggtttgtaatatttttgcttcCAAACCCCGGAAAAGACCCTTAAAACCTTGATGTTGTAGTATGTTCAACATAATTGCCATCATACTCGCGTCATTTGATGATGGAGCTGATTTCTTGTTCTCTTGAGTGGTATTTGTGCGATGACGTTGTTTCGTCTGGACTAGTTGTAAAGGATATGTGAGTACAGTAGCAAAAGCTTTGGCAAGCGCACCAATTAGGAAGAAACCCAAACTTGATATCTCAGTGCCTGTGAATTTCGTCAGATTACGTTTTAATAGTTCATACATCATGAACTGCAAAGCTGGGTTAGAAACAAGCATTAGTGACGGTATAGTACCAGACCATAGACCACGAATGCCTTCAGTTTTGGCAACATACAACAGACCGCTAATCAAATTATTGTAGTGTTTATTAACATCATCTGAAGTTCCTGCTACATTACGCATTCGAACACGCGTGTTTACGACCCAAAACGGGGTGGTAGTAAATACATTAATAATACCGGCAATTGT
This genomic stretch from Bactrocera dorsalis isolate Fly_Bdor chromosome 5, ASM2337382v1, whole genome shotgun sequence harbors:
- the LOC105224422 gene encoding THUMP domain-containing protein 1 homolog: MSGPAAKKQKFSHFKQKNYFKSNKRQFLEVGQRGFLATCNFREKDCVREAYNVLNHYADELYGPKDKDVITSTTDKESEPEDVGDIVDDLQKEIDATKSTKENKNTVKQRFQVVDTGATNCVFIRTTLPDPVELGTRIISDVAETREQKSRFLLRLVPVEVVCRANLTDINSAGGVLFDKYFLKEGTTFAIIFNKRYNNDVKRDDVIHDLAALVQSKNIKNRVDLKNAAKTIVVEVIKGLCCLSVLDSYLKYKKYNLVELANSKDKDLNEEKNEKQNEADSLELSKDKDSQLTEASESDDKQVDNKSEQTVNDDKIEKEVPATEE
- the LOC105224423 gene encoding peroxisomal membrane protein PMP34 produces the protein MVAQSKLSQVFSYESWIHAVSGAAGGCIAMSTFYPLDTVRSRLQLEDPDKNGEARSTIKVIKEIITGEGFQALYRGLGPVLQSLCISNFVYFYTFHSLKALTANSNQQSALKDLFLGTIAGIINVFTTTPFWVVNTRVRMRNVAGTSDDVNKHYNNLISGLLYVAKTEGIRGLWSGTIPSLMLVSNPALQFMMYELLKRNLTKFTGTEISSLGFFLIGALAKAFATVLTYPLQLVQTKQRHRTNTTQENKKSAPSSNDASMMAIMLNILQHQGFKGLFRGLEAKILQTVLTAALMFMIYENISSTVKVLLNRTPTALK